A portion of the bacterium genome contains these proteins:
- the rsmI gene encoding 16S rRNA (cytidine(1402)-2'-O)-methyltransferase — protein sequence MPNEPDALPAGIYLIATPIGNMEDISDRQRRILRECDIVACEDTRRTGLLLSRLGIKKPLLSYHEHNERERAEELAARAAGGERVAVVSDAGTPGISDPAYRVVRAAVEQKVPVVPVPGPSSVMAALVASGLPTDRFVYEGFLPPKGEKRLRRLEALLEEERTVLVFESPHRVPRLVKEIADRAPGRPVAIARELTKIHEEFIRGSAAELAALLEGRTLKGECVVMFGPKRSDKEAGGES from the coding sequence ATGCCGAACGAACCGGACGCGCTCCCCGCGGGCATCTATCTGATAGCCACCCCCATCGGCAACATGGAGGATATCTCCGATCGGCAGCGCCGCATCCTGCGCGAGTGCGATATAGTGGCCTGCGAGGACACGCGGCGGACCGGTCTTCTTCTCTCCCGTCTGGGGATCAAAAAACCGCTCCTGAGCTATCACGAACACAACGAGCGCGAGCGCGCCGAAGAACTCGCGGCGCGGGCCGCCGGGGGCGAGCGCGTGGCGGTGGTCTCCGATGCGGGTACGCCGGGGATCTCGGACCCCGCCTACCGCGTGGTGCGCGCGGCGGTGGAGCAGAAGGTGCCCGTCGTTCCGGTTCCCGGGCCCTCCTCGGTGATGGCGGCGCTCGTGGCGTCGGGGCTTCCGACCGATCGGTTCGTGTATGAGGGCTTTCTTCCCCCGAAGGGAGAAAAGCGCCTCCGCCGGCTCGAAGCGCTCCTCGAGGAGGAGCGGACGGTTCTCGTTTTCGAGTCTCCGCACAGGGTGCCCCGGCTGGTCAAGGAGATCGCCGATCGCGCTCCGGGGCGGCCCGTGGCCATCGCGCGAGAGCTGACGAAGATCCACGAGGAATTCATACGCGGCTCCGCGGCGGAGCTGGCGGCCTTGCTCGAGGGACGCACCCTCAAGGGGGAGTGCGTCGTCATGTTCGGGCCGAAAAGGTCGGATAAAGAGGCCGGGGGCGAATCCTGA